The genomic interval CTATACTGCTTAAAACCAACTGTACGTACATATTTAGGCATTGAAATCCGAAACCAGTATAGCAGAAAGGAGATCAAATTGCCATGACAATCACTGCATCAAACAATTAGTGACACatcagagaaataaaaaaaaaaaaaattaacatttatgttAACCCACTTGAAGAAAACAGCAAGTCAGCAAGAACAGCATCAACTGCAATAAATTGAAAGCTCGTCAAATGATCTATCACCAGTGATGTTTAGCGGTAACTGATTCCACCTCTTGTAGGACAGCAGAGGTTTTGTTATTACACAGTAACTAAAGGCTAGTTAGAGCAGACATTTGTGAAGCTTCAGGCCAGACATAGCCTATGCATAGTCATGAATGAGAACGCCATAGAAAATCAAATTCCAGACAGATTAAAATCGAAACAAAGTAACAACCACAGAAAGTAGCTGAGCAGCTGTGACTTTCAAGAGGACTACAAATTCCCATAAATGTTTATACTACTCAGCTGTTTACCTGTCGGACAGTGGTTTTAGCTGCTCTCTAGCTTATGTCAGCATAGAATTGTCGCCAAGAATTTCACTTGTCCTTGGAAGATTTAGAAAACACAAGCATGAACCcaccctaaactaaaaatatcaatgtCTGTTTCAACCCCCATGAAAAGGAGGTATATTACTTCATGAAATAATTtaacattcaaaataaaaggatccaTCCTTACTTGCAAACATGTGTTCCAACAGTTATCATCTCAGCAAGATTCAATGGCATCCTAGTTCGATCTGCAGCAAGAGTTAAAAAACTGCCCAAATTAAAACCAAAGTGTTATCTTCCAGAGAcaatctgagaaaaaaaaaaaaaatagaagcctTCTTAAAGGAAATACTGTTGTATTATTTTAGCCTAATACTGAGAAATAACACCTACCAATATCCAAATTTTAGAGACATTTCATcctgaaaacaataaaaagatccCTTTCTTTCTGCATCATAGATAACACGTCATTACCCATTTCCCACTGTTGTCCTAAGATACATTCCAAAATATTTcagaatttcatttaaaattaacactaCCCCATGATATATgtaaatatatcgttaaatgccctcagaaagaaaataacatgagGGTAACTGATTTTGGGACCTAACAAACTCACTTTTTAAACCATTAAGTTGAGGATAAAGAATTAACCAACCCACCAATTTCTCTGTTGTTCAATTTCCCAATCCAACCTGAGATAATATCCTGCAATGTTCTTCCCATCTGTCCAATACACCTTACTGTGatctataaaacaaaaaatgtgaGTCAATCTTATCAGACTTTGTAGCAGTAGACGGTAGAAACATCAATGAACAATTAGAGAGGGGTACACTAAGTGAATGCCCAaagttaacaaaaactaattttggCTTAAAGAGATCTCTTATAGAAATTGTGATAATTCCCTTTCCTTTACCTTTACCTTTTCCTAGTCCCAAAGTCTCCTCCTCCATGATAAGGACCATTCCCAAATGAAGCCATTCCATGTTCCCATCTCTGAAATCAGAGCATTCAGATTGAAAATACATGCACTTGTCAAGAGTTATAAGCAATATGATTCATCAACTAAATACAGCTCTTTGTCTCCCACAAGAAGGCAACCCTTTGCCTGTGATTTAGTCAATTGTCTAGTAAGAGTCGATAACATAGAAATCCATGTCTGAGATTTCTGGAGGGTTACTACTTAATTATATCAATCTCTATACATAAATCAACTCATCCATGATATTagacaaatgaaaaataagtttcaaCCTCGATCTCTAATAATGCAAAAAGCACCACCATGCCTGTAAGAATCTTCTTTCAGCAATTGGAAACTAGATTTTCGGATTTTACAGGACAATAGCACCATCTACTTCCTTACTTTGAGAGAAGACAAACCTATTTAAAACTTTACTCGGAAaaccttaaaatataaattgacgaACTGATTTATCAGCTCTTAGTACCCAGGATTGATTTCGGACCTCTCAGACAAGAAATAAGAATTGCACAGCTAAAAAATGATCTGTTCAAGGAAATACAAATTACCTCTTATTTTGGATCGTGGCAGAACTTCGATTTGAATTCCTAGTTATTTTGCTCCATTCATGCTTCTCAAGAGAAAAAAAGCTGTAATCTCAGAGCAGATTACCATTTCATTTGATCTTATCTCAACATCAGAATATCTTGAGTCAGATGGTACTGCAACAGTGAAGAATAAATCGATATCCAAGATCCCAGCAAGGAAAAGCTTGCTGTCAAACACTGCAGTTAATTAGATTTACACGGTCACTTTGCAAATGATCAAATAAGTAAACAGGGCATATGATTCTCAGCACGTACAGCACCAAACAGAATTGTCACACAAATTGGAGGCACGATGAAGCTACTATGCTCCGGTATCGGCACTTCAGACTTCTACAGGCCCTCAATTCAAAATAGGAATAGGAACTGTATAGTCTTTGATACTTGGTTAGGCAAGAAAAGGCCAATGTTCAGTACAAAagagtaaaattgaattaaccAATAGGGTTTACGTTCATCATTCATGATTCATGTTGAAAAAGTCTCCAACTTTCTAACTCCAATGCACTCTCACTATAATTAGATTCACTCACATTCAACAAAAGTACTTTCTCACAGTAACAATCCCTCCACAAACATGGATGCACACATACATTAACAGGTCGCATTCCAAAAAATGAAACAACGAAAATTAAGAACCCAAACCCAAGaaagtttctttcttt from Populus trichocarpa isolate Nisqually-1 unplaced genomic scaffold, P.trichocarpa_v4.1 scaffold_1865, whole genome shotgun sequence carries:
- the LOC127904883 gene encoding uncharacterized protein LOC127904883 isoform X1, producing the protein MEWLHLGMVLIMEEETLGLGKGKDHSKVYWTDGKNIAGYYLRLDWEIEQQRNCFLTLAADRTRMPLNLAEMITVGTHVCNDCHGNLISFLLYWFRISMPKYVRTVGFKQYRSLSKQVVRFMFFNI
- the LOC127904883 gene encoding uncharacterized protein LOC127904883 isoform X2 encodes the protein MEWLHLGMVLIMEEETLGLGKDHSKVYWTDGKNIAGYYLRLDWEIEQQRNCFLTLAADRTRMPLNLAEMITVGTHVCNDCHGNLISFLLYWFRISMPKYVRTVGFKQYRSLSKQVVRFMFFNI
- the LOC127904883 gene encoding uncharacterized protein LOC127904883 isoform X3; protein product: MEWLHLGMVLIMEEETLGLGKGKDHSKVYWTDGKNIAGYYLRLDWEIEQQRNCFLTLAADRTRMPLNLAEMITVGTHVCNDCHGNLISFLLYWFRISMPKYSEVPCMIWIS
- the LOC127904883 gene encoding uncharacterized protein LOC127904883 isoform X4, encoding MEWLHLGMVLIMEEETLGLGKGKDHSKVYWTDGKNIAGYYLRLDWEIEQQRNCFLTLAADRTRMPLNLAEMITVGTHVCKVGSCLCFLNLPRTSEILGDNSMLT